The nucleotide window ccacatttcctttcagtcgtgcaatcgccgttcgacaattgacattcgtcgttctccccgacaacattttttgaaatagctatatacggccactgcttctattaagtaagtcgtatgctaatgagcaaaactGTAAACAATGGCGTCAGCAGAGATTCGcctatttagcaattattcctcaagcccgaatgggctctaaATCAACAGTAGCCCATGaagccgaaggccgaatgggctattgactcagaggccatgagggcaagaggaataattgctttagttAAATCCAACTGGTTGGTCagaaaaatatcgagacaaaacatctttcgaaAGTTAAAGTTAGACTTTACtccttttttgctgcaaaaacattacaaatatggcgggcacttttcgtcactagtgggctataacaaaaaGCCTAGTAGtaactcaaccaatcagaacgcagcattgataaaaGACCActacttggattttactaaattatAACATACTGTACATAAAGCATATACGTAATGttaagtactttttttttttctcgctcaTCGGTATTTACCTTACACCACTTTATTATAGCCCTTCCCAAATTATACTCCATTATATTACACTATTGTATTTTcctctattttattttactctattcCTTTCAAGATTCAATTTCGACAGCTAACTGTACCACTGTGCCTCCCGACAAAAATATTTCGCAGTATCATTCTGATAGTGCGTCGAATATGCCTCAACTTCCAGCAGTAAATCAACGGGTTCAAACAGGAGTTTACAAACACAAGCGTTATCATATACTTATGCAAGATTCTAAAAATTCTTTCCTTGGatttcttgaaaataaaactAGCGAACATATTGGGCAAATAACAAGCTAAGAGTAAAAGGTATATGTAGAATGCGCTGCTTACTGATGATTTTTGGCGCTCAAAAGTTGCTCTCGTTTCATCCTCAGTTTGTATGcttccttgcacttgctgggcGCGCATTTGGAATCTTTGGCGTCTAACTGTGGAATAAATTTTACATTGAAGTAATGCTATTGTTGTGAGGCAGGTAGCTAAGAAGACATTTCGGAAAATCCCTAGGAAGTCATGGTATTCATGCTCGATCCCGAAAAGGTAAACAATTGTACTTATCACCCAACTTAAGATCAAGATAGAAACAACTCGCTTGGGAGTTACAATCTCTTGGTATCTGAGGTGAAGATAAACGGCCAAAAATCTATCCACGCTAACAGCCAACACTCCTAAGATTGAAATACAAACAAATACAGTCGCCGTCACGCCAAAAACTATTTCCACTTTCTGCGAATAATTTCCTTGGTGTGACTCAAATAGAAAAGTAAGGTGGATTATATAAATGGGTTGAACCACCACTCCAACACTGAGATCAGATAAAGCCAGATTCAACAGCAATACTCTCAGATTTTTTGGCAACGAAGCGGAAGACGTTTTCCTTATCGCATGAATCGTTACACTGTTCAACACGACAGCAGTCAAAGCGAAAAAAGCGTTCAGGACGCAGAGAGGTACTATGTATTCACGGCCATGGGCTTCTGTATTGTTTGACATCGTAATTGAGCTTGTACAAGTATAAATCGTGAGAATACTTGCAAATATTTCCACCTTGGACTTAATCGATCAATACGCAGAGCAATAAATGGAAGTCTCTTGCTTGAGAAGAGCAACAAAAACCATGGTAATTTAAGAAACAGGTGTCTGGAGCTTATGAAATGAAAGCTAATAATATTCTAGTAGAATTGTTTGCAGCCAAGGTGACCACTGAGTAATTTTAGTAAACAAGGGTTATTAAAAACCCAACTTCGTACCtaaaaagaaattagaaaagTTTTATGGCCTCAAGACATGTTTTAGGTGACAGTGTTTTTAAGAATAAACTAAAAAGAGACACATAAAAACATCACCGGTATCCGAATAAACGTGGATCGCGCTAACTTGTAGCGTCAGAATAAAATGAGTAAATCAATAGATCAATTAACTTTCTTTCACTTTTGGCTGAGTTAAAAACCAAtgtctaatttttgttttgttttgtttgtcttctGCCCATTACAGGTGACAGTAATCGTTTGTCATAACTTTAAAGAAAGATAATATTATTCGACTTTTTTCACTGAACAACGGGAGCTATTGTTAACGAATTACAGTTCTGACCATGTATGACTTTGGTTTTCTTTCAACATTTTGTGGGTAGAATTGATGAAAATATACCCCCTGCATAAGTACACTTTTCAACCGGTTGAAAGGTGAGTACCATTAGACCCAATCAAACAACACGTTTTATTGAAAGACTGTACAAGTGACGTGCGGAGTCAAAAATACTTCTTCAGCTTGTACTCTGCTTTCCAAACGGCAGACTACTGATACACAGGCTCAAGGAACCTctcctttttgttattttcaaaaatgaatcCTCGATGTGTACGTGCACaatatgttttttaaaaagttttgcctgaaaaaaaattagaaaggtTAAATGGCCTAAAGACATGTTTCAGGTAACAGTGTATTAAGACTGTCAATGATAACAAATAACAGCATCAATATCCGAAAAAACGTGGATCGCGGTAACTTACAGTGTCAGTAAAGTAAGTAAATCATTACATCAATTAATTCTCTTCCATTTTTTCTTGACTTACAAAAAACAAattctaatttttgttttgttaagctGAGAGCCtgtcattgaaaaaaagaaaaaggaattttttcctctctttgCAGGTGATAATAATCTTGTCTGTCATAACTGAAACTTCTTTGGCTTGCACTCTGttttctgaaaacaaactactAATACTCTCAAGGtactttttccttttgttcttttcaaaaatGAATCCTAGATATTTACGTCGGTATACAATATGTTTTAAAGAGTCTGAGCTAATTCCCTGGTCAGCCTAGTGTGTCATCACTGCGtctgagttgctcgaagcatggtaaGCGCTAACCAGCATAACTACCATAGAAAGCGGTCCCTggtgtttgtataggtaatcacatgacttcgagtgcaatttggaataaataagcacgagtagaCTTTTCTTGCCATTCGGCGAGATGTCACGCGCCAAATACCCCAAATTGCCTACTTCGATTACTACACGGCGCGCGGTtttccaaatatatatataaatgaaaaTGGACTTGAACGAAACCGAGTTCTCTACAGCGAAAACGACAGATCCCTACAACATCTATTGGTGGCTGGCGCCCAGATATTTTGAAGAACTTGCTTCCAGGCCAAAATATCTGGTGGCCATCGAATCGGGGACAATGTTGCTCATTACACTCATCGCCTACACTGGAAACTCTCTGATCTGTTTGGCCATCTTGCGAAATCCAAGACTTCGAACAGCAACAAACTACCTCATCTTCACATTATCGGCAACAGACCTGATAACAGCTTGCACTACTTTGACCGTAGCTACGATCGTCCTCTTCAACGGTGAATGGATCGTTACGATAAATCCTCTTGATGTCAGCAGTTTTCCATGCAGGGTACAAGGAATTCTTTCTCCTGCGTTGACAGGATTTTCTGTTCACGTCATGGCTTTAACAGCATTAAATCGATACATCTGCGTCGCTCAGCAAAGGTTGTACATCAAAATGTTCAGTAAGCAAGGCACATGTGTCATTGTCTTAGTTGACGCAGTAATTTTAGTTGGTCTTACGACCTTCCCTTGTCCCGCGGGCCTAGCCAAAGTCACACTCGATCCAAGACGAGCTTTGTGTTTCACGACCTTTCAACAGCAAACAACAGCACAAATGATAGGGAACTTGTTCTTGTGTTTGAATGtttttttacctttgtttaTTATTTGTCTTTGCTATGTCCgagtttttatcgcgataagaaAGAATTCTTTTCGTGTGGAAGAAGCTCGTTTGGCCTCTGTTAGAATTAAGGAAGTTAGAATCACTAAAACTGTCTTTGCTGTGTTGGTTGGGTTCCTTTTCTGTTGGATCCCAGCTATGGTGTGTAACTACTTGAGTTTTAACATGGTTAATCCTCGATTTCCTCGACAAGGAGAAttggttttcactttttttctcagCGTCAGCTCGGCAATTAACCCTTTTATCTATGGAACAACTTGTCGATCCCTCAGAAAGGACTTTCTTCATCCTTTTCGTTGCGGAAAAACTACGCGTGTAAAACAAACAAGGGCATCATGAATAAGATAATCTATAGAGTAGAGAGACTTGTAAGTAATATCTCGGGAAACTTTCACAGACACCTGCTGGCGTATTACCGTAAGAGTCACGATTGCAAAACCAACGGTGCATCTCAACCAAGGACTTTCTTTTGTGACCGTTAATGGCGATATCCCCAGGTATTGTAACCGGGAACGGTCTCTCTTCAATTTTTAGTTGAAATAGAAGAGTTATTTGAGACGTATCTTCGATGAGACTGGAAAGGGATAAGACCGGACGAGACCGAAAGTCGAGGAATAATTTGAGAGATGTAGGGTGGAAAGTACTTTGTTAAGCCAGTTCGATTGTAacgctaataataattattgattttccATACTTACCCAGTGTTTTATTGAAATATGTCATAAAGCACATAAAATCTTGAACATTCGCGTAGTTGCGTGAGGAAGCAGAGTAAGAAGCCACCTGTTTCCGTCCGAGTTTGCTGTCACTTTAAAGCTATTGCGATGacttctattttatttttattagtaCAGGAAACAGCACGGTTTCTCGAGTGATatcgatatttcaaaattcacaaaaatatcTCGAGCTGCCGCGGCGGCGAGTGATATTTggggaattttgaaatatcacgagctggtatttatcccaaatactcCGAAGAAACCGTGCTGTTTCCTGACTATActacaagacaaaaaaatttcgcactttacgtaactggcgtaatttttacatgtaagtgTTACAAATTTGACTTAAATActactggccttagccaatcacattttagaaatttgtcagcctgtAGTATAATAAAAGTAATTGTTCTTACTAAATTCTCACTGTTATTATATTTCTCATTTTCGATGAGTGCTTTTTTTGCGAACCACAAGCTACGTTGAACTGTCATTCTTATACGGTATAAGGACAGCGAGTTGTTGAGAAGTAGATTTGGTTTTGGAGGTCGTCCATCGGTGTTTTCCTTGTAGCAGAGTATTCGACTCTTTTATATTTCATTCTATTTTTTCGTTCTATTCTCCTCTATTTCATCAAATTATAGTCCTTTTAAGATTCAGTTTCCACTGCTCTTTGTCCAACTTTGCACCTGACAAAAAATATTTCGGAATATCATTCTGGTTGTGGATCGAATATGCCTAAACTTCCAGCAATAAATCAACGGGTTTATAAACAAGAGTTGGAAAATAGGAGCGTTGCGGTATATCGATGGACAATTAATTCTTTagatttaaagaaagaaaagtcaGTGAACGATTGTGGCAAATAGCAAATGAATGGACCCTGCCCAGTGAAAGCTTCGGACACGCAGTTATTTCAATAATCACTTTAGCGTCTGAACCAAGTGTTCATTTTTATCGTTGTGAGAATTAATAATAATGCCAGATGCAGAATGCTTAATTTGTGGGAATACTTCATTTTTAGTTCAAATTCAAGAGATCGTTGAGATGACTTGAAGTGACGTGAGTAAACTCAAACAACGCACGTAGGGACGTGGAAGGTATATAATCCGACCAAATAGAAAAATTTGAGGACTAATTTGAGGGAAGTAGGGTGGAATGTTGTTTCTCTTGTTCGAATTTAAAGTTAACGACTTACTCTCTGCACTCATTCACTAGTAGTGAATGTGTTTTAATGAAGTATGCTATGCCATAAATAATAGCTACTACATAAAATTTGAACATCGTGGTTGCCTGTTGAGAAAGTAGACTAAGAGGCCACCTGTTGACGTTAAAAGTTTACTTTCACCTTGAAACTATTCGTCCATATTATATTATTCGTCCatattatatttattgttaatctcattattatcaatggtttattatacatttttccGTGACCGCTTTATTCAGTACCACAAGCTACCTTGAAATGTCAATGTGAAATTCTTGTATGCTGTATAATTATATGGTAATGTTGAGTAGTAGCTTGTTTGATGATATTTATCTTACACAAGAGTATTCCACTCTTTTACTGCCCTTCACAAGTGACATTCCACTCCATTGTTCTATTTTATTCTCCTCTATTACATTTAATTCTATTCCTTTCAAGATTCAATTTCCACAGCAGCCTGTACCACTGTGCCCCTGACAAATATTTCGCAGTGTCATCATTATAGTGCGTCGAATATGCCTCAGCTTCTAGCAGTAAATCAACGGGTTCAAACAAGAGTTTACAAACACAAGTGTTGTCCCAGATTGTTGCAagattttaaaagttttttcttCAGACTTCATGCCCGTCACAGCCAATTCAGTGAATATCTTTGGCAAATAGCAAATCAAAAGTATAAGGTAGATGTAGAATGCGCCGCGTGCCGATGGTTTACGGTGCTCAAAAGTGAGCTTTctcgcgaaaacttcatatcttcacacgtgaagatataTGAGATTATTACATggtaagagcctgatatcgttgtTATAAAACATGTCAtcacatattatgtgtggatatcagtgtgatgaagccgtgaataaaaatgatacccgtgaagtgatatgatatcatttcactgactGAAactgaattgtccaatcaaataagattgtaataatttggttggaccaatcgggttgcacgttatattttaattgacgcctggcgtcaaattcggcgggaagaattgccttgcagttttatcaacgctttcttgtacttcaacttggtggcttgattttttttaagcatttaatatgtaataaacaaattattacatgttaagagcctgatatcgcttttattcactcgtttttaattccataccgctcactcgctcgaagacgctcgttcgcgatatggtattaaaaaatCGTGAATAAAACCgacatcaggctcttaacatgtaataatctatattcaTATTCACACTGTCGTTACGGTTGCATAATAAAttgcgcctttgaaagcaagctgatttggtatttcactggtgtttatataataaacagaatattatatttacatactcgcttatggatatgaattttatcttctcgtgttcaactctgcgctcactcgtgagatatcgagttgaccactcgaagataaaattcatatccacgcgcgagcatgtaatatcctctatgtaTTCTTCTCTATTACATTTAATTCTATTCCTTTCAAGATTCAATTTCCACAGCTGCCTGTACCACTGTGACCCTGACAAAAACATTTCGCAGTATCATTCTGATAGTGCGTCGAATGTGCCTCAACTTCCAGCAGTAAATCAACGGGTTCAAAGAGGAGTTTACAAACATAAGCGTTATCGTATACGGAAGCAAGAGTTTAAAAATTCTTTCCTCGGATTTACTTAAAACAAACTTAGTGAATATATTAGGCATATAGCAAGCTAAAAGTAAAATATATATGTAGAATGCGCTGCTTACTGATGATTTTTGGCGCTCAAAAATTGCTCTCGTTTCATCATCAGTTTGTATGCTTCCTTGCTGAGCGCGTATTTGGAATCTATGGCGTCTAACTATGGAATAAATTTTACAATGAAGTAAAGCTATTGTTGTGAGGCAGGTAGCTAAGAAGACATTTAGGAAAATCCTTAGGAAGGCACGGTATTCTTTCGCAATAAAGAAAAGGGAAACAATTATTGTACTTATCATCCAACTTAAGATCAAGATGGAAACAACTCGCTTGGGAGTTACAATCTCTTGGTATCTGAGGTGAAGATAAACGGCCAAGAATCTATCCACGATAAGAGCCAACACTCCTAAGATTGAAGCGCAAACAAATGCAATCCCTATCAAGGAAGAAAGTGTTATCTGTAAATTGTCTCCTTCCTGTGACTCAAATGGAAAAGTAAGGCGAATTATATAAATGGGTTGAA belongs to Acropora muricata isolate sample 2 chromosome 9, ASM3666990v1, whole genome shotgun sequence and includes:
- the LOC136929318 gene encoding adenosine receptor A3-like, coding for MSNNTEAHGREYIVPLCVLNAFFALTAVVLNSVTIHAIRKTSSASLPKNLRVLLLNLALSDLSVGVVVQPIYIIHLTFLFESHQGNYSQKVEIVFGVTATVFVCISILGVLAVSVDRFLAVYLHLRYQEIVTPKRVVSILILSWVISTIVYLFGIEHEYHDFLGIFRNVFLATCLTTIALLQCKIYSTVRRQRFQMRAQQVQGSIQTEDETRATFERQKSSVSSAFYIYLLLLACYLPNMFASFIFKKSKERIFRILHKYMITLVFVNSCLNPLIYCWKLRHIRRTIRMILRNIFVGRHSGTVSCRN
- the LOC136928565 gene encoding melatonin receptor type 1B-A-like, whose protein sequence is MKMDLNETEFSTAKTTDPYNIYWWLAPRYFEELASRPKYLVAIESGTMLLITLIAYTGNSLICLAILRNPRLRTATNYLIFTLSATDLITACTTLTVATIVLFNGEWIVTINPLDVSSFPCRVQGILSPALTGFSVHVMALTALNRYICVAQQRLYIKMFSKQGTCVIVLVDAVILVGLTTFPCPAGLAKVTLDPRRALCFTTFQQQTTAQMIGNLFLCLNVFLPLFIICLCYVRVFIAIRKNSFRVEEARLASVRIKEVRITKTVFAVLVGFLFCWIPAMVCNYLSFNMVNPRFPRQGELVFTFFLSVSSAINPFIYGTTCRSLRKDFLHPFRCGKTTRVKQTRAS
- the LOC136928566 gene encoding adenosine receptor A3-like, whose protein sequence is MPNNGEELTDREYIPLCVLNTFFALTTIVLNSVTIHAIRKTSSASLPKNLRVLLLNLAFSDLSVGLVVQPIYIIRLTFPFESQEGDNLQITLSSLIGIAFVCASILGVLALIVDRFLAVYLHLRYQEIVTPKRVVSILILSWMISTIIVSLFFIAKEYRAFLRIFLNVFLATCLTTIALLHCKIYSIVRRHRFQIRAQQGSIQTDDETRAIFERQKSSVSSAFYIYILLLACYMPNIFTKFVLSKSEERIFKLLLPYTITLMFVNSSLNPLIYCWKLRHIRRTIRMILRNVFVRVTVVQAAVEIES